The Xanthomonas fragariae genome has a segment encoding these proteins:
- a CDS encoding aminotransferase class IV family protein → MSLIFCNGTPATLQQLGAAALINYGHFTTLQVRDNAARALDLHLQRLQHDSVALFGASIDDLSIRAQVRAGLSAAGSKDASVRITVFSQDFELCDPARDVALDVLMSLSPAAQMPASALRVQPVRYVREQPQLKHVGIFALLHLRRQAMLAGYDDALLIDAQEQVVEGAFWNLGLWRQGRVVWPQGPALPGTQQRLLQAGLQALGIEHGSGSVTLSELDSFDGAFSCNARGQQAIVAAGSVRWSAQAAQLPLLERALETQAWQRI, encoded by the coding sequence GTGTCGTTGATTTTCTGCAATGGCACACCCGCGACGCTGCAGCAACTGGGCGCGGCCGCATTGATCAACTACGGCCACTTCACCACGCTGCAAGTACGCGACAATGCAGCGCGCGCGCTGGACTTGCATCTGCAGCGGCTGCAACACGACAGCGTTGCCTTATTTGGCGCATCGATCGATGACTTGTCCATTCGCGCCCAGGTGCGCGCTGGGTTGTCCGCTGCCGGAAGCAAGGACGCAAGTGTGCGCATCACCGTGTTTTCGCAGGATTTCGAGCTGTGCGATCCAGCGCGTGATGTCGCACTGGATGTGCTGATGTCCCTCTCACCCGCCGCACAGATGCCTGCCAGCGCGCTGCGTGTGCAGCCTGTCCGTTATGTGCGCGAGCAACCTCAGCTCAAGCATGTCGGCATCTTTGCGCTGCTGCATCTGCGTCGCCAGGCCATGCTCGCCGGGTATGACGATGCACTGTTGATCGACGCCCAAGAACAAGTAGTGGAGGGCGCCTTCTGGAATCTGGGCTTGTGGCGGCAGGGTAGGGTGGTCTGGCCGCAAGGGCCGGCCTTGCCCGGTACCCAGCAGCGTCTGCTGCAGGCGGGTCTGCAAGCGCTCGGTATCGAGCACGGATCTGGTTCGGTCACGCTGAGCGAGCTCGACAGTTTCGACGGTGCCTTCAGCTGTAACGCACGCGGTCAACAAGCGATCGTGGCGGCTGGATCGGTGCGCTGGTCCGCGCAGGCCGCGCAGCTGCCGCTACTGGAGCGGGCCCTGGAAACCCAAGCCTGGCAACGGATCTGA
- a CDS encoding cytochrome C assembly family protein produces the protein MTIVFIAFALYLLATTLLTRAVLHDGNQAPARWLAPALAAVALHTGYHVLVAFRTVGGPDMHFFAALSLCGLGMAALTAVFGGRGRMAAVGVVVFPLSAILLACYHAYGHEPSADLGWRLELHAWIALLAYATLGIAALLAIMLWLQERALRRRDFHTWLRALPPLTELETLLFRMITVGFVLLSLTLLTGLLFVQDFLAQRLLHKTVLSILSWIVFGALLVGRWRNGWRGTKAVHWTLTAMALLVLSFFGSKFVIELVLGSR, from the coding sequence ATGACAATCGTTTTCATCGCGTTCGCCTTGTACCTGCTGGCCACGACGCTGCTCACCCGGGCGGTGCTGCACGATGGCAACCAGGCGCCAGCGCGCTGGCTGGCGCCGGCGCTGGCGGCGGTGGCGCTGCATACCGGGTATCACGTGCTGGTGGCGTTTCGCACTGTGGGTGGACCGGACATGCATTTCTTCGCCGCACTGTCGTTGTGCGGCCTGGGCATGGCCGCGCTGACAGCAGTGTTCGGCGGCCGTGGACGGATGGCGGCGGTGGGTGTGGTGGTGTTCCCGCTGTCGGCGATCCTGCTGGCCTGCTATCACGCCTACGGCCACGAACCGAGCGCCGACCTGGGCTGGCGGCTGGAATTGCATGCGTGGATTGCGCTGTTGGCCTACGCCACGCTGGGCATCGCTGCGCTGCTGGCGATCATGCTATGGCTGCAGGAGCGCGCGCTGCGCCGGCGCGATTTCCACACTTGGTTGCGCGCATTGCCGCCGTTGACCGAGCTGGAAACGCTGCTGTTCCGCATGATCACGGTAGGATTCGTGCTGTTGAGCCTGACCTTGTTGACCGGCCTGCTGTTCGTGCAGGACTTCCTGGCGCAACGGCTGCTGCACAAGACCGTGCTCAGCATTCTGTCGTGGATCGTGTTCGGTGCGCTGCTGGTCGGCCGCTGGCGCAATGGTTGGCGCGGCACCAAGGCAGTACATTGGACGCTGACCGCGATGGCGTTGCTGGTGCTGTCGTTCTTCGGCAGCAAGTTCGTGATCGAGCTGGTGCTGGGGTCGCGCTGA
- a CDS encoding MATE family efflux transporter — MPKSAILTEGPIGKNLLLFAIPILAGNIAQSLNGSINAIWVGRYLGEAALTAAANANSIMFFLIGSVFGIGMASTILIGQAMGARDIAQARKVMGTSASFFGGLSAVIAVLGWFLAPHLLTAMGTPPASQTLAEDYLRVIFLAMPLIYMFAFLSAALRGTGDARTPFRFLLVSVVLDIVFNPLLIFGLGPFPALGIAGAAWATLLAQAVAIGGLLLYLRKQGHVLWLGRRELQLFRISPTILRALIVKGVPMGLQMVLISLAMIAMMTLVNGFGTDTAAAYGAALQLWTYVQMPAMALGAACSTMAAQNVGAGLWNRVDATARTGIFANFLMTGVLIVLLILFDRWTLALFLPTGSPTLEVARHLNHIGIWSFLLFGVNFVISGVVRATGAVIPPLLILAFGLWGVRLPLANALIPHLGADGIWWSLPISSMCSMLLSLAYYRWGGWRKARMLTTPAHPSELAAAAEVPAHPALPVAETAPMTELPQSRQR, encoded by the coding sequence ATGCCCAAATCCGCTATCCTGACCGAAGGCCCGATCGGCAAGAATCTGCTGCTGTTCGCAATACCGATCTTGGCCGGCAATATCGCGCAATCGCTCAACGGCTCGATCAATGCGATCTGGGTAGGCCGCTACCTCGGCGAGGCTGCGCTCACCGCCGCGGCCAATGCCAACAGCATCATGTTCTTCCTGATCGGTTCGGTATTCGGCATCGGCATGGCCTCGACTATCCTGATCGGCCAGGCGATGGGCGCGCGCGACATCGCACAAGCACGTAAGGTCATGGGCACCAGCGCCAGTTTTTTCGGCGGGCTATCGGCGGTGATCGCCGTGCTCGGCTGGTTTCTGGCGCCGCATCTATTGACCGCGATGGGAACACCGCCGGCGTCGCAAACGCTGGCCGAGGATTACCTGCGGGTGATCTTCCTGGCGATGCCGCTGATCTATATGTTCGCTTTTTTGTCGGCAGCGTTGCGCGGCACAGGCGATGCACGCACGCCGTTCCGCTTTCTGCTGGTGTCGGTGGTGCTCGACATCGTCTTCAACCCGCTGCTGATCTTCGGGCTGGGCCCGTTTCCTGCACTTGGTATCGCCGGTGCAGCCTGGGCCACGCTGCTGGCACAGGCGGTCGCAATCGGCGGTTTGTTGCTGTATCTGCGCAAACAAGGCCACGTACTGTGGCTGGGGCGCCGCGAGCTGCAACTGTTCCGCATCTCTCCGACGATCCTGCGCGCGCTTATCGTCAAGGGCGTGCCGATGGGCCTGCAGATGGTGCTGATTTCGCTCGCCATGATCGCAATGATGACGCTGGTCAACGGTTTCGGCACCGACACCGCAGCCGCCTACGGTGCGGCATTGCAGCTATGGACCTATGTGCAGATGCCGGCCATGGCACTGGGCGCGGCCTGTTCGACGATGGCGGCGCAGAACGTGGGCGCGGGATTGTGGAATCGCGTGGATGCGACCGCGCGCACCGGCATTTTTGCCAACTTCTTGATGACCGGCGTGCTGATCGTGCTGTTGATCCTGTTCGATCGCTGGACGCTGGCGCTGTTTCTGCCAACTGGCAGCCCGACGCTGGAGGTCGCTCGGCATCTCAATCACATCGGCATCTGGTCGTTCCTGCTGTTTGGCGTGAACTTTGTGATTTCCGGCGTGGTGCGTGCCACCGGTGCAGTGATCCCGCCCCTTTTGATCCTGGCGTTCGGTCTGTGGGGCGTGCGCCTGCCGCTGGCGAACGCGTTGATTCCACATCTGGGAGCCGATGGCATCTGGTGGAGTCTTCCGATCAGCTCGATGTGTTCGATGCTGCTGTCGCTGGCTTATTACCGTTGGGGCGGCTGGCGCAAGGCGCGCATGCTGACCACACCAGCGCATCCTTCGGAATTGGCTGCCGCCGCCGAAGTGCCGGCGCATCCTGCATTGCCAGTTGCCGAGACCGCGCCAATGACGGAGTTGCCGCAATCTCGCCAGCGCTGA
- a CDS encoding NAD(P)H-dependent flavin oxidoreductase yields MPTSSPTLTGPDANLARFCQLFGLRLPILLSPMAGACPVPLSAAVAEAGGMGAMGAVLSQPQDIVAWMTAFGDASAGPAQVNLWIPDPAPARDADAEAHMREFLLQWGPSVSEAACDPTPADFDAQFDALLDARPAVASSIMGVFRPDQVARLKRAGIAWFACATTLDEARAAQAAGADAVVAQGAEAGGHRGAFDASQAERQMTGLFALLPRLVDHLDIPVIAAGGIADARGIAAALMLGASAAQICTGLLRTPEAAVPSVWSDALVKAEPEQTQPTRAFSGRLGRALDTPYVHAARAADAPPPAPYPVQRGLTAPMRQAAVRDNHLDTMQAWAGQSAWMAPVQPAAQLVTQWWEQAQALLCR; encoded by the coding sequence ATGCCGACGTCGTCGCCCACGTTAACCGGCCCGGACGCAAACCTCGCGCGCTTCTGCCAGCTCTTTGGCCTACGCCTGCCCATCCTGCTCAGCCCCATGGCCGGCGCCTGCCCGGTGCCATTGTCGGCGGCGGTTGCCGAGGCTGGCGGCATGGGAGCGATGGGTGCGGTGTTGTCGCAGCCGCAGGACATCGTGGCGTGGATGACGGCCTTTGGCGACGCAAGCGCTGGACCAGCGCAGGTCAATCTCTGGATTCCCGATCCGGCCCCTGCGCGCGACGCAGATGCCGAGGCGCACATGCGCGAGTTCCTGTTGCAGTGGGGGCCTTCGGTTTCCGAGGCGGCATGCGATCCAACGCCTGCCGATTTCGACGCGCAATTCGATGCCTTGCTTGATGCGCGTCCAGCGGTCGCGTCATCGATTATGGGCGTGTTTCGGCCCGATCAGGTTGCGCGCCTGAAGCGCGCGGGTATCGCCTGGTTTGCCTGCGCCACCACGCTGGACGAAGCGCGCGCGGCGCAGGCCGCGGGCGCAGACGCGGTGGTTGCGCAAGGTGCGGAGGCCGGCGGCCATCGTGGTGCGTTCGACGCCAGCCAGGCCGAGCGGCAGATGACCGGGTTGTTCGCCTTGTTGCCGCGATTGGTCGATCATCTCGATATCCCGGTGATCGCCGCAGGTGGCATCGCCGATGCGCGTGGCATCGCCGCAGCGCTGATGCTGGGCGCGAGCGCAGCGCAGATATGCACCGGCTTGCTGCGCACGCCCGAGGCGGCAGTGCCAAGCGTCTGGTCCGATGCGCTGGTCAAGGCAGAGCCGGAACAGACCCAGCCAACCCGCGCATTCTCCGGCCGGCTGGGGCGCGCGCTGGACACGCCATACGTGCATGCCGCCCGCGCTGCGGATGCGCCACCGCCCGCGCCTTATCCGGTGCAGCGCGGGCTGACTGCACCGATGCGCCAGGCCGCGGTGCGCGACAACCACCTGGACACCATGCAGGCCTGGGCCGGCCAGTCCGCCTGGATGGCGCCCGTACAACCGGCCGCGCAGTTGGTGACGCAGTGGTGGGAACAAGCGCAGGCGTTGCTGTGTCGTTGA
- the rimM gene encoding ribosome maturation factor RimM (Essential for efficient processing of 16S rRNA), which yields MKQTERRILLGRIAGAFGVKGELKIESWTEPRSAIFRYQPWTLRKPSGEESTLSGARGRDQGKHLIATFPDISDRSTVEAMHGVEIYVSRGALPPPKPDEYYWVDLEDLQVETVEGVKLGMVSHLFSTGSNDVMVVRGDRERLVPFVQPDFVKSVDFQANLMVVDWDPDF from the coding sequence ATGAAACAAACCGAGCGCCGTATCCTGCTGGGTAGGATCGCCGGAGCTTTCGGTGTCAAGGGCGAGCTCAAAATAGAGTCCTGGACCGAACCGCGTAGTGCAATCTTCCGGTATCAACCGTGGACTCTGCGTAAGCCATCGGGAGAAGAATCGACGCTGAGTGGAGCGCGCGGGCGTGATCAGGGCAAGCATCTGATCGCGACATTCCCCGATATTTCCGATCGCAGCACCGTCGAGGCCATGCACGGCGTAGAGATCTACGTCTCGCGCGGCGCGCTGCCGCCACCCAAGCCCGATGAATATTATTGGGTGGATCTGGAAGATCTGCAGGTGGAGACCGTCGAGGGCGTCAAACTCGGCATGGTGTCGCATCTGTTCTCCACCGGTTCCAATGACGTGATGGTGGTGCGCGGCGATCGCGAGCGGCTGGTGCCGTTCGTGCAGCCGGATTTCGTCAAGTCGGTCGACTTCCAAGCCAATCTGATGGTGGTGGATTGGGACCCGGATTTCTGA
- the ffh gene encoding signal recognition particle protein: MFESLTQRLSGTMERLRGRGRLTEENIREATREVRIALLEADVALPVVQALIERIKVRAVGQEVLKSLTPGQALIKIVRDELTAVMGAAAADLNLNVPAPAIILMAGLQGAGKTTTVGKLAKHLKEKRKKKVMVVSADVYRPAAIEQLKTLAEQVGVLFFPSEASQEPVDIVRAAISDARKSFADVLLVDTAGRLAIDQAMMDEIKALHAAINPTETLFVVDAMTGQDAANTAKAFGEALPLTGVVLTKTDGDARGGAALSVRYITGKPIKFVGIGEKTDGLDVFHPDRVASRILDMGDVLSLVEQVEHSVDQEKAAKLAAKVAKGNKFDLNDMKEQLEQMQNMGGIHGLMDKLPGMGQIPDNVKQQVTGKEVPQMIAIINSMTKKERRNPALLNGSRRARIARGSGMLPADVNKLMKQYQQMEKMMGKLAGGGMKGLMRNMKGMMGAMGGRGGMPFR, from the coding sequence ATGTTCGAGTCCCTTACCCAACGTCTCTCCGGCACCATGGAGCGCCTGCGCGGTCGCGGCCGTCTGACCGAGGAGAACATTCGCGAAGCCACCCGTGAAGTGCGCATCGCGCTGCTCGAGGCCGACGTCGCGCTGCCGGTGGTGCAGGCGCTGATCGAGCGCATCAAGGTACGCGCAGTCGGCCAGGAAGTGCTCAAGTCGCTGACTCCCGGCCAGGCGCTGATCAAGATCGTCCGCGACGAACTGACTGCGGTCATGGGCGCCGCCGCCGCCGACCTCAACCTCAACGTGCCGGCGCCGGCAATCATCCTGATGGCCGGCTTGCAGGGTGCGGGCAAGACCACCACGGTGGGCAAGCTCGCAAAGCACCTGAAGGAAAAGCGCAAGAAGAAAGTCATGGTGGTCTCGGCCGACGTCTACCGCCCGGCCGCAATCGAGCAGCTCAAGACGCTGGCCGAACAGGTCGGCGTGCTGTTTTTCCCATCTGAGGCTTCGCAGGAGCCGGTCGACATTGTGCGTGCCGCCATCAGCGATGCCCGCAAGTCGTTCGCCGATGTGCTGCTGGTCGATACCGCCGGTCGCCTGGCGATCGACCAAGCAATGATGGACGAGATCAAGGCGCTGCACGCCGCGATCAACCCGACCGAGACCTTGTTCGTGGTCGATGCGATGACCGGCCAGGACGCGGCCAACACCGCCAAAGCCTTCGGCGAGGCGCTGCCGCTGACCGGCGTAGTACTGACTAAAACCGACGGCGACGCCCGGGGCGGTGCCGCGCTGAGCGTGCGCTACATCACCGGCAAGCCGATCAAGTTCGTCGGTATCGGCGAAAAGACCGATGGGCTGGATGTGTTCCATCCCGATCGGGTCGCCAGCCGCATCCTGGATATGGGCGATGTGTTGTCGCTGGTGGAGCAGGTCGAGCACAGTGTCGATCAGGAAAAGGCCGCCAAGCTTGCCGCCAAAGTCGCCAAGGGCAATAAGTTCGACCTCAACGATATGAAGGAACAGCTCGAGCAGATGCAGAACATGGGCGGCATTCATGGGCTGATGGACAAGCTGCCGGGCATGGGCCAGATCCCGGACAACGTCAAACAACAAGTCACCGGCAAGGAAGTGCCGCAGATGATCGCGATCATCAACTCGATGACCAAGAAAGAGCGCCGCAACCCGGCCCTGCTCAACGGCTCGCGCCGCGCCCGCATCGCACGCGGCTCGGGGATGTTGCCGGCCGATGTCAACAAGCTGATGAAGCAGTATCAGCAGATGGAAAAGATGATGGGCAAGCTGGCCGGCGGCGGCATGAAGGGCCTGATGCGCAACATGAAAGGCATGATGGGCGCCATGGGTGGCCGCGGCGGCATGCCGTTCCGCTGA
- a CDS encoding DUF2314 domain-containing protein, which produces MTDNRMYIANDEDAALQPVDAAACDTVKFLWRELSWEYRRIVPGVEMAAVQLPFATDVSAVDAPSHAHVWISNVQFDGDQVSGRQLNDPEWIAGRTAVDAGFAPMADLEDWMSAVDGQIYGGHPIDAMCRTMSLAECAEDDAPWGLDFAETGAVRPVPAPVQERKRACSARCSLASRLRLPQWSRIRPSASIR; this is translated from the coding sequence ATGACCGACAACCGCATGTATATCGCAAACGATGAAGATGCCGCACTGCAACCGGTCGACGCGGCGGCGTGCGATACCGTCAAGTTTTTATGGCGTGAGTTGTCCTGGGAATATCGCCGCATCGTGCCTGGCGTGGAGATGGCCGCGGTGCAATTGCCTTTCGCGACCGATGTTTCCGCCGTCGACGCGCCATCGCACGCGCACGTTTGGATTTCCAATGTGCAGTTCGATGGGGACCAGGTATCCGGCCGCCAGCTAAACGATCCGGAATGGATTGCAGGACGCACTGCCGTCGACGCTGGGTTTGCACCGATGGCCGACCTGGAAGACTGGATGTCGGCAGTCGATGGCCAGATCTATGGCGGCCATCCCATCGATGCGATGTGTCGCACGATGTCGCTGGCCGAATGCGCCGAGGACGACGCTCCATGGGGCCTGGACTTCGCTGAGACGGGCGCAGTACGCCCGGTGCCTGCGCCCGTGCAGGAACGCAAAAGGGCGTGTTCGGCAAGATGTTCGCTAGCAAGCCGGCTCAGGCTGCCGCAATGGAGCAGGATTCGTCCGAGCGCTAGCATCCGATGA
- the rplS gene encoding 50S ribosomal protein L19: MSKLNKTILADFEAAQIQRQLPDFNQGDTVVVNVKVKEGNRERVQAYEGVVIGTKNAGLNSAFTVRKISHGFGVERVFQTHSAIIDSVEVKRRGKVRAGKLYYLRGLEGKAARIKEDLAAAAQAKAARQAAAKAE; encoded by the coding sequence ATGAGCAAACTCAACAAGACCATCCTGGCTGACTTCGAAGCCGCCCAGATTCAGCGCCAGCTGCCGGACTTCAATCAGGGCGATACCGTCGTAGTGAATGTCAAGGTGAAGGAAGGCAACCGTGAGCGCGTGCAAGCCTATGAGGGTGTGGTAATCGGGACCAAGAATGCCGGCCTGAACTCCGCATTCACCGTCCGAAAGATCTCGCACGGCTTCGGTGTCGAGCGCGTGTTCCAGACCCACAGCGCCATCATCGACTCGGTCGAAGTCAAGCGTCGTGGTAAGGTGCGCGCCGGCAAGCTGTACTATCTGCGTGGTCTGGAAGGCAAGGCTGCCCGCATCAAGGAAGACTTGGCCGCTGCGGCACAAGCCAAGGCCGCTCGCCAGGCTGCTGCAAAGGCGGAGTAA
- the rpsP gene encoding 30S ribosomal protein S16, with the protein MVKIRLTRGGANKRPFYHIIVTDVRSARDGRNIERLGYYNPVAQGAEQRVVLDVARVDHWVGQGAQLTDKVRNLYREASKSQAAAA; encoded by the coding sequence ATGGTCAAGATTCGACTGACCCGCGGCGGCGCCAATAAGCGCCCCTTCTACCACATCATTGTGACCGACGTGCGCAGCGCGCGCGACGGCCGCAACATCGAGCGTCTGGGTTACTACAATCCGGTTGCCCAGGGCGCAGAGCAGCGTGTCGTGCTGGATGTCGCTCGTGTCGACCATTGGGTTGGCCAGGGCGCTCAGCTGACCGATAAGGTGCGTAACCTGTATCGCGAAGCGTCAAAGTCCCAGGCCGCTGCGGCCTGA
- the trmD gene encoding tRNA (guanosine(37)-N1)-methyltransferase TrmD: MRIDVISLFPEFIDQCAAFGVVGRAQERGLLELQGWNPRYHAQGNYRRVDDRPFGGGPGMVMLIEPLRACLDAVQAADSRPAPVIYLSPQGRSLTQSLARALAQLPRMVLLCGRYEGVDERFLAQAVDMEISIGDYVLSGGELGAAVLVDVVTRLQEGVLNDAESAAQDSFEGPQGLLDCPHYSHPSTHDWGDVPDVLRSGNHAAIARWRRQQSLGRTWLRRPDLLNEAGLDENDRRLLDEFRRELASGDGK, encoded by the coding sequence GTGCGCATCGACGTCATCAGCCTGTTCCCTGAGTTCATCGACCAATGCGCGGCGTTCGGCGTAGTCGGGCGGGCGCAGGAGCGCGGTTTGCTGGAATTGCAGGGCTGGAATCCGCGCTATCATGCGCAGGGCAATTACCGTCGCGTGGACGATCGTCCGTTCGGTGGTGGGCCCGGCATGGTGATGTTGATCGAGCCGTTGCGGGCCTGTCTGGATGCGGTGCAAGCCGCTGACAGCCGGCCAGCGCCGGTAATTTACCTCAGTCCGCAGGGGCGCTCGCTCACCCAGTCGCTCGCACGCGCGCTGGCGCAGTTGCCACGCATGGTGCTGTTATGCGGGCGCTACGAAGGGGTGGACGAGCGCTTTCTGGCGCAGGCGGTGGATATGGAAATCTCCATCGGCGACTACGTGTTGTCCGGTGGCGAACTGGGCGCTGCAGTACTTGTGGATGTGGTGACGCGGTTGCAGGAGGGGGTGTTGAACGACGCCGAATCTGCAGCCCAGGACAGCTTCGAAGGCCCGCAAGGCCTGCTCGACTGCCCGCACTACAGCCATCCTTCGACTCACGACTGGGGCGATGTGCCGGATGTGCTGCGTTCGGGTAACCATGCTGCCATCGCGCGCTGGCGCCGGCAGCAGTCGCTGGGCCGGACCTGGCTGCGTCGTCCGGATCTGCTCAACGAGGCCGGGTTGGATGAGAACGATCGCCGTCTGCTGGACGAATTTCGCCGCGAACTTGCCTCAGGCGACGGGAAATAA
- a CDS encoding aldose epimerase family protein, with amino-acid sequence MQRVFGQLPSGVQVQALTLRSDAGLEAEVLTYGGILHALRLTTGQGVVPLLLALPDLPAYAADGDSLNILVGRFGNRIAGARYTLDGVTHTLAANEGRNQLHGGLRGFGRRVWGVLEQAPDQVLLGYDSPDGEEGYPGNLQVRARLQLHGRSLQLDFEAQCDAATALNLTHHPYFNLSGDPHRPAASQVLRVPAERYLPVDAESIPTGEIAPIAGTPFDFRTPIALADNSDPAHPQVMLGKGYDQCLVLAADADCVAELYSPHSGVALRITSDAPAVQLYEGQHLDDHHPGLGRGVCLEPQDYPDAPNQPNFPSTILRPGEVYRRRIAYRFASPGPDQPWAAVSAALNA; translated from the coding sequence ATGCAGCGAGTGTTCGGGCAGTTGCCAAGCGGTGTACAGGTGCAAGCGTTGACGTTGCGCAGCGATGCCGGGCTGGAGGCAGAAGTGCTGACCTATGGAGGCATTCTGCACGCGCTGCGGTTGACTACTGGGCAAGGTGTCGTGCCCTTGCTGCTAGCCTTGCCGGATCTGCCCGCGTATGCCGCAGATGGCGACAGCCTCAATATTCTTGTCGGCCGCTTCGGCAACCGTATCGCTGGCGCGCGTTACACGCTGGATGGTGTCACCCACACATTGGCGGCCAACGAGGGGCGCAATCAGTTGCACGGCGGCCTGCGCGGTTTCGGGCGGCGTGTGTGGGGCGTGCTGGAGCAGGCGCCGGATCAGGTGCTGCTCGGGTACGACTCTCCCGATGGCGAAGAAGGTTACCCCGGCAATTTGCAGGTGCGTGCGCGCTTGCAGCTCCACGGGCGCAGCCTGCAATTGGACTTCGAAGCGCAGTGCGACGCCGCCACTGCGTTGAACCTGACCCACCATCCCTACTTCAACCTGTCCGGCGACCCGCACCGGCCTGCCGCATCGCAAGTGCTGCGCGTGCCGGCTGAGCGCTATCTGCCGGTGGATGCCGAATCGATCCCGACCGGCGAAATCGCCCCGATCGCCGGCACGCCGTTCGATTTCCGCACGCCCATCGCACTGGCCGACAATAGCGACCCTGCACATCCGCAAGTGATGCTCGGCAAAGGCTACGACCAATGCCTGGTGCTGGCCGCCGATGCTGACTGCGTTGCCGAGCTGTATTCGCCGCACAGTGGCGTAGCGCTGCGTATCACCAGCGATGCACCGGCGGTGCAACTCTACGAAGGTCAGCATCTGGACGACCATCATCCCGGCCTGGGCCGCGGCGTGTGCCTGGAGCCGCAGGACTACCCGGACGCACCCAATCAGCCCAACTTCCCGTCGACGATTCTGCGCCCCGGTGAGGTCTACCGCCGCCGCATCGCCTATCGCTTCGCCAGTCCGGGTCCGGATCAGCCGTGGGCAGCTGTAAGCGCTGCGCTGAATGCCTGA